A genomic segment from Etheostoma spectabile isolate EspeVRDwgs_2016 chromosome 11, UIUC_Espe_1.0, whole genome shotgun sequence encodes:
- the pde1a gene encoding calcium/calmodulin-dependent 3',5'-cyclic nucleotide phosphodiesterase 1A isoform X1, whose translation MDRGVVDLLELRRNLELAAAMLDSVYTDETKRLLDTEDELSDLQAESVPSEVRDWLACTFTRKMGVAKRRPEEKPRFRSIVHAVQAGIFVERMYRRTSNMAGLTYPPTALTALKKVDHWSFDVFSFHEATGDHALKFLVYELLTRYDLINRFRIPVQALVQFVEALENGYSKHRNPYHNLIHAADVTQTAHFLMLHTGLMHWLSELEILAMVFAAAIHDFEHTGTTNNFHINTRSEVTILYNDRSVLENHHVSAAYRLMAEDDMNILVNLNKDDWRELRALVIEMVMSTDMSCHFQQIKTMRNALTQTLSLDRVKVLSLLLHAADISHPAKAWPLHYRWTHSLMEEFFQQGDKEVELGLPFSPLCDRKATMIAQSQIGFIDFIVEPTFSVLIDTTEKLIGPLIEEDRKARESGNRKSSLTGSGSVTVESVQRHSSGRYGNSDEGQMDFSLTAIDQPALKLHLSGVIGSNKDRWKELSVHELANKEQEEEEKVESVNSDTQSQSHASPSHSAPDVHTADQSQNSEGSPPETHNDKSPVHLTWNGSGPAEEKTEDNDDNDEVPEKA comes from the exons ATGGACCGGGGTGTCGTGGACCTGCTGGAACTCCGCAGGAACCTGGAGCTCGCGGCTGCCATGTTGGACAGCGTCTACACTGATGAGACCAA GCGTCTTTTGGACACCGAGGACGAGCTCAGCGACCTGCAGGCGGAGTCGGTGCCCAGCGAAGTACGTGATTGGCTGGCGTGTACCTTCACCAGGAAGATGGGCGTGGCCAAGCGTCGTCCTGAGGAGAAGCCGAGATTCAGGAGCATCGTCCATGCAGTGCAAGCTGGGATATTTGTAGAAAG gATGTACAGACGGACGTCCAACATGGCCGGTCTAACCTACCCACCCACGGCTTTGACAGCTCTGAAG AAAGTGGATCACTGGTCGTTTGATGTTTTCTCCTTCCACGAGGCCACTGGAGACCACGCCCTCAAGTTCCTGGTCTACGAACTGCTGACCCGCTATGACCTCATCAACAGGTTCAGG ATCCCGGTGCAGGCTCTGGTGCAGTTTGTTGAAGCTCTGGAGAACGGCTACAGCAAACACAGGAACCCCTACCACAACCTGATCCACGCCGCCGACGTCACTCAGACTGCCCACTTCCTGATGCTGCACACGGGACTcatg caCTGGCTCAGCGAGCTGGAGATTCTTGCCATGGTTTTTGCTGCAGCCATTCACGACTTTGAGCACACAGGAACCACCAACAACTTCCACATCAACACCAG gtcgGAGGTGACCATTCTGTACAACGACCGGTCGGTGCTGGAGAATCATCACGTCAGCGCCGCCTACCGGCTGATGGCCGAGGACGATATGAACATCCTTGTCAACCTGAACAAGGACGACtggag GGAGCTGAGGGCTCTGGTGATAGAGATGGTGATGTCCACCGACATGTCCTGTCACTTCCAGCAGATCAAGACCATGAGGAACGCCCTGACGCAGACACTCAG tctgGACAGAGTGAAGGTTTTGTCTCTGTTGCTTCACGCTGCCGACATCAGTCACCCGGCCAAAGCCTGGCCGCTGCACTACCGCTGGACTCACAGCCTCATGGAGGAGTTCTTTCAACAG GGAGATAAAGAAGTGGAACTGggcctccctttctctcctctctgtgacCGCAAAGCCACCATGATCGCCCAATCACAGATCG GGTTCATCGACTTCATCGTGGAGCCGACCTTCAGTGTTCTGATCGACACGACGGAGAAACTGATTGGTCCGCTGATAGAAGAGGACAGGAAGGCCAGAGAGTCTGGAAACAGGAAGTCCAg TCTAACAGGAAGCGGTTCCGTTACCGTGGAGTCGGTGCAGAGACACAGTAGCGGTCGCTATGGTAACAGCGATGAAGGACAAATGGACTTTTCCCTGACGGCCATCGACCAGCCGGCTCTGAAGCTCCACCTATCTGGCGTCATCGGCAGCAACAAGGACAGATGGAAAGAGCTGTCCGTGCACG AGCTGGCCAATAAggagcaagaagaagaagagaaggtgGAGTCTGTCAACTCAGACACCCAATCACAATCGCACGCCTCGCCCAGTCACAGTGCCCCTGATGTACACACCGCTGACCAATCACAGAACTCAGAGGGCTCCCCGCCTGAAACACACAACGACAAGTCACCTGTCCACCTGACTTGGAACG GCTCGGGGCCGGCGGAGGAGAAGACGGAGGacaatgatgataatgatgaagtGCCTGAAAAAGCCTGA